GTTTGGGGAGTGACTGTTCTCATGTTTCTGCTCCAAAACTGTCTCCATGTTGTGGCTGGGAGGTGGGAATGACACCCCTGGGATGAATCCTCCCAGGAGAGACTGAGCAGATGGGGCACGTCTTGAGGGGGTTCCTTCTGGGGAGGCTCAGAGCAGAAACCCATGTGCAACAGGACAGTCACCATTTGGGGGCAATATCTGTAATTTAATTCCTCAGACAAAAAGCACATTCACGTGTTCACATAATATTTTAGTTCAAAAAACCCAATACCTGGAAGAGTTTAAAGGGAAAACTTTCGAGCAGCCCATGGTGGGTGCCTGGGGAGATGTGGGTGTGCAGGAGGGGCTATTTCTGCTCTCAGTGCTTGGCTGAGTGGTGCTCACAGATTAGGGAAGGGCTCTGATTTGCagagaaatccttccctggctCCCCATCCTCACACCCAACCCCACTCCAGGATGTTCTGGGGGGCTGGAGGATGCCAGAACACAAACTGTCTGCACTGAGTGCCCCACAGCACCCGAGCAATGACAATCTTAAATGAGTGAGAGGTTGAAAAATAGTGagtgagattttttaaaaggtcaCCTTGGCCAAGGAGGCACAAATTCTTCCTTGAGAGAGTGAGATGCTTTAGGAACTGCCTTAAAATTAATCCAAAACATGAGCTCGGCTCCAAATGTGTGGGACTTGGCAAGAGGATTGGACACATTATCTTTAAATATAGGCAGGCATCCTGAAGGGTTTCTGGTGGTTTTCCTGGTCACTTCTTATTCCTCTGtctccccctctgctccccactcCTTGCATAATTCTCTCCCTTTTAATGCCTCTTCCCACATTTTGGGAATGATGTCTCCCCAGACCAGGCAGGGTTGCAACACTGAAAAAGATTTTGTGTCCTGTGGCACTTCTTCTCAGGAGAGCATTGCCTGTGTGGCCAACGTCCTCTATCCTGGGGAGGCTGTGGCTCCCAAGGGTTGTAAAAGGAGTTTTAAGGTTTAAATTGGTATAAATGGGTGTAATCCACCTCTGCTTTGTGGATTGGAGCCCTCATGGATGCCAAGCTGTGCAAAATGTGTGCTTGTGACAATCAGTGTGGGGCCTTATCAGTCAGTGCCattggaatctgtggtattggtgattccgaaattgcaaaaagtctctgtctttctgccccattgctaaagaagaagccataattcatctgtgctggtttcaaggttgtttattctgtttatctctaacatgttctgctgccctgccgcagctctgtcctgcagggcagcgtgtggggctctgccctcagtgggatggtacaaacattaaataccacaaactacctgtgctggatttacaataacgtgccaatatctgtcacctacgttggacagtgtgtccccagcctgaaccaacagaaaaatgccaacaccacagtgaaacatggagggcatgaagaaggagaaaaaggacaaggcacacccaatttcctccatcttgtcccctttgggcCCCTgatctagaatcctaaaattttacttttgcacccgtgccacacttaattattacttatatcaaacactgagagcttgtaattcatcctgtaggattgaaaactcttttccatggacagagatcacagccagtgtctctgggggctctgtccaggggggttcctgacccctgccagggtcccagccctgccagggcagccagagggaagcttgGGATTCCCACAAGTGCAGCCCCAAAACTTCCTGTGACAggggcagcagtgcccagcacaccAGGAGGTTTGTGACAATGAGCTCTGTGGTGCTTTCCTGGGCTCTTCAGCTCCCTTTGTCCCTTTCCCACCATAAACACAAGGCCGGGGTCTCCCGGGTTTAGGCCGGGAAGGAGAAGCCAGTCCCTGCCACCAAAGCAGGGAGGCTCGGGACCCTCTCAGGCTTTGAAGGTGGAGATGTCTGGCATACAAAGACACATCTGTGTTTAATCCTTCCCCCTGTAAGCGAGCCTGGGCCGGGGCAGAGCCGGCAGCCCCTGGCCGCATGCTGAGGGATGTGTGCGGATGCGTTTGAAGGGCCTTGGCAGCGTGGCGGCGCTAGGCCGGCTAGAGCCACATGTTCCTGCAAATGCAGCTTCCTATTGACTTGTTAAACATTTGCTATTTAtcagattttgcttttaaactgtCTGTAACAGTCTGGGAGAAGTTGTGTCAAAATCCCTTCCAGATGTGAAGGTGCTACCTGATACTTTGGTTATAACCTGGACCCTCGCTCCTGCTCCATTCAGATTAGCTCCACTACtgtggaaatgaaaatgcaaataaagacATAAAGAGAGTAGAGACGTGTGTAAAACTTCCCCCAAACCTTCCCTTTTACAGGCAAAACGATCCTGCCTTTATAAGGAGATTGTGAGTTTTATCAGTGAACATTTGCTTTGCTGGAAAAccagaggagagcaggggaGAGCAGCCACCATCCCTGTCTGCCCACACGGGTGTTTTTAAAGCAtaattgactttttttccccccatccaTTTAAATAATGTTTCTTTGGGTCTGGGGCTTCCCAGACACATCAGCTCGTTTTACGAGCATCAGGTGATGTGTGCAGTTGGAAACCTGAGCGTTTCCCTTGCATTTGGAGCACGTGGATCAGATAACCATGGCTCATTAAATGCTTGTTGGAAGGGGGAGCCTTCCCCAGGAGCACCCGCTCTGCAGACCCCCCGCCCTGTGCCTTTCCAGGAGAAACTTTGCGATATTCCCATCTTAAAACAACTCCGTGGTATCTGTCAGATCACAGAGGGCCCGAGCCAGCTCCCATCATAGGGAGGGAGGGTTTTTCCACTGCCTTTAAGAGGCGCTGGAGCGGGGCCATGCTCTGTGTAATGCGGATCCGGCAGCGTGCGTGATGCACTGCATGATGACAGAATTTCTGGGAGATTGGCCTAAACCGAAAACCTTGGACCTGGGACCGCTCTGCCAGAGGAGTGGGGAGGCTGGAGACACCAAAGCTGGGCCTGGAGCGGGGTTTTGCAGCTGGGAAAGCATCCCTGGAaaggcccagctgtgccacatcTGTCCTGCCCTGGGGTTTGGTGGCTTGGGTTGAGTCCACAGCCGTGCCCGTGTCTGGTGCTGCCAGGGACACCTGGGAGGGTGTGTGGCCTTCCTGCAGGACCCCAGACTGgctgtggtgctgcagctgagccccaAAACATTCCAGAGCTGAGTGGCTCAGTCTGTCTCTAGtgccccaaaaataccccagtggtgcccctggcactgggatggggctgccctgcctgcaccagctgggctgggaagtTTGGCTGGGGATCTTCCTGAGCAGAAAGAGAAACGTGCTGGACTATTGTGTGGCATTTTAAGCAGAATCCTGATGCATTAGTGTGTTTTTTCTCCCATAAATGCTGGGTTAGGCAGATTGGCACCCTCACAGGAGGTACCACTTTACTGATTCCTGTGGTTGCCTCTGCCCTAACTCCATCCTGCTGTTCCTGTGTGCCTTCTGactgctcagcagagcaggagacCTTCTTTTTACACCCAGAAAGGATGTTCATTGGGGCTGGGATAGCTGCAGCAAAACTGAGAGATACCAAGCGGTCCCAAATAGGTTCTTCAGTTGCTCCAGCTccctttttttccaggctgatgGATGAGGCTGGGTTCTCACAGTGCATCTGCACCATGTCCTGGAGATGTGGAGCCCCAGAGCTGTGTAGGACATGTCTGGTGACTTCCTTTTGCCCCTGCAGACCCAATTTATCCCTCTCAGAGGGCGCAGACATATCAGAGCTGGAGGGTGATGGAGGACCCCAGGGCAAGAGTTTTCCTTTGGActcccacagagctcctgccccTACCACCACTCTTGAATTTCCAGGCAGAAGGCTGCTCCCTATGTGGCACCTGCTGGTGCCTCAGGATGGAGCAGCACCACTCTCTGAAGTGGGGTGGTGCCACTGTGGCCTGACAGCTTCCACGTGGGCACATGGAAAACCTTGGCCCCACCATCTGCCTTAACCTGGCTGGTTTCAACACTTGAACATGCATGGAGGAATGACAATgggagggtgggaagggaagaggagcGTGAGGAAAGAAACCTGAAGCCGTCTCTCAAAATCACATGGTGATAAGGCTTTTTCTGGAGTGCCCcatgcagctggcagcagaaaCCAGGCTTTTATGTCTGGGTCTGGCTGGCTTTTCACTTTCTGCAGCCAAAAGGATCTGGATAAAGTTTGCCTGGAAGATTAGCTGGCACTGAGCCTGACTAGACATCTCTGGAAGCCTCCCCTCCAGCAGGAGTAGGTTCTGgttccctcctcccccagccctgctgtgtggGGGAATGTCCCCTGGAGGGGACAGTTCCACCAGCCCTCTCCCCTCTGGCACCCCAGatccctgctcccactgcagtGGGGATGCTGGGGAGCGTGCAGATGGGGTCCCAAGGGATCTTTGTCACCAGGATGACAGGGAGGTGACGCTCCACAGCCTGAGGGACGGGACTGGGAGCACGGAGCCTCGGCACCCACGATCCTTCCCTAGGGACACATCCTTCATGTGTCTGTTCTGACACCAGAACTGGGCTGGGAAATGGGGTGCATGGGAGCCTCCCAAGCAGGGCTGGCCTCCCCCAGTGCCAGATgtgccccagctgctgcacacCGGGtttggcagcagctgtgctgtccggccacagctgagctgccagccccagggcacagctggcaggggAAGAGATGCTGTGCAATGCCATCCCCACGGGGCCCCTGGGCACGCCATGCTGACCCAGACACAAagcaaattttggggtttgtgccCATGGAGGCCTGGTAGAGGCGGGGGAGACTGCGCTGGTAGTAGATGCCGATGCCTCCGGAGCGGAAAGCCCAGTCCCTCCCCtctcattcctttttttccttttttctgccttttttttttcttcccctcctctgGCTGATCTTAAAAAAGCCCAGGCAGTTTGGGCTTTGTGAAACCCAAATGCCTTTTGCAGCATCAAGCCCGGATCCCATAAGTAATATCCCAGCACTGAAGAGTAAGACAGTATATGAAGTAGACGGGGAGCTATAAAGACACTTTAAAAGGGGCAATAAAAGTTTTGGGTTTCATATCGTCTTACCAAAGAAGAGAATAACAGAGAAGCAGGAAATTTCAGTAGCAGACATGACAAAGGTCACAGCACTCAGACTGCACCTTAGACGAAAACACCTACTCTTATGAAAACAGCCAGAATTTTTGGCAGGGGCTCAAGAGCTCTTACAGGCAAAGCTCTCGGCAGCGCTAAAAGGTTACAAGAGACTGTTTTGTCTACGTTTATAATATTTCCCTGCATTGGTGCTGCAGGGGATATCCTGCCCAGGATAGTGGATCCAGCCCTGCACCTTCCTCCCATGCTGGGGTGCCGGGTGCTGCCATCAGCTCggggctggtgccagggcagggaccctgtgggtgtgcccaggtgtgtgtcaGTCCCAGGTGGGTGCTGGCCTTGCACTGGGGTGCAAAGGGATGGATGgttggcagagctggagctggagcatcGCCCTGCGGCatcagcagggagaggaggggacaaAGCAAACCTTTTGCTGTGTGCAAGAaaatttggggttatttttttctgtttttttttttgtttgtttgtttttagctCAATATGTGGCAGGTGGGAGCAGGAGGTTTTATCtactcagctgctcctcaggtAACATTCCCTCCATGTTTGCATGGGATTTGCCAACTTTTGGTCCCTCATGCTCAGCCCCAGTTGGGCATTGTGGTCACCCAGTGCCCTCCTCCCAGCACTGGGGCCCCACAAGGCTCTCACCATGCCCACAGTGCCCTTGTCCCCGGGGATTGCTGCAGGCCTGTGCCTGTCACTGCAGCCCAGGAGGGACCAAACAGTCCCAAAATGAGCTGCTGGGGTGAAGGAGGTTCTGATCAGTGGCTGCAGCAAACAAGGgaagctgctggcactgctggtcAGGATCCTGGGGAGGGTCAGCGTTGAGTGTTTGCATTTGGGGTGACAACACCCAGGAAGAGCCAGCGTGGCCGTGAGATGCCCATGGGGGTGACCCCTCAAGAAGCTGCTGTGCCCCCTCAGAGGCATCTCTTGCAGGCAATGCTGAGTTACTTCTTTCACTCCAAATCAGAGCACTTGGGCCTGACTTTTGGGgccaccctgagcagccctCACATGACAAAGAGCTCCAGTAGCGTGCAAGCAACGAGGAAAGCCTTGCACAGAAATCCTGAGAGCATCTTGTAAACATCCTGGGGGCTGGATGCGGGGAAGGAATGGAGCTGTGTGGGTTTAGGTGCTGGGGAACCCTTTGGAAGCTGTCTGCTAGCTCTGCCTCTGCATGCAGCTGCATCAGCTGTGCCACCGCTTGCCAGTGACTCTGGGATGCTTGGGGGTTCATAattcatttctatttttgttgGAAGCTCATTCAGTTTTGGTTGTTGCCCCGTCGCAGGAAGTTGCTCTGATGAATGACTGGGGTGGATTTCTCTTCCAGAGGAACCCAGGCTTAATGTGGGCTTTCTGTGGACATCTCTGTATATCAATACTGCTCTAATTGTCCATGACATATAGTCTTGGCCTTTTTCCCAGACAGTCTAAATAAATCATACACTTCTGCTATAGTAAATAGTCTGTTAGAGGAGATGTTATAGGCTTACAaccctcccccctccctccagGAGCTTCTTTTCTCTGCCTCTCACTTTCCATGTCCTTTCCATACCAATGAGGcacctgctgcctgtgcctgcaggTTTGCATGGACAAAGTGCCCAGTGTTGCAGGTCCCTCCAAGTTAGAGGGGCTGTGGTGGCCGtgcccagagctctgctttGGAATTGGCATCTGCCCTGGACCGAGCTGAGTGGAGCTGGAAAGTTTCCCACCCTGCTGAAGAAATGCTGGCATTGCACACTGGCAAGGTCTTTGTTAGTATGTATTATTTACATCAAGAGAATGCATAAATAAAATAGTTAATATCTCACAAAAAATACATGTTCTGTTAACTGGGTGTTGCAAACGAAGCTTTGTGTGCACGGGCTGAGCAAACCAGCACGGAGGGGACAGCTTGGGTCCTGCCAGGTCAGAGCACGGGACAGCCCAGGAGAAGGTGACATGGCCTGGGAGGGCAGGGGTCTcctggggcaggggacaggTCACAGCCCAGCTGAGTGCTCCTCCAGGGAGAATATGGATATGTGTCAAACTGGAAGTGCAAGCTTTGCTAGGGCTGATGGTGGAGAGGTGAATCACAGcgtggtttggaagggaccttaaagcccttCTTGTTtcaatccccctgccatggtccactagaccaggttactcaggAGACTTCCCAGGGCAGAAAATCCCAGAGTGGGCACGGAGCTGGTGGGAAAAGATGCCAGAGGAAAACCCAGCAGGCAGGCATTTTCCTTTTGGCTGCAGCCCTCCATCACGCAGGGGCAGGAACACGCGTGCCCGTCGTGCCCGGGGGCTCAGACGCAGCAGCAGAGCGTGGAGCAGTCCAGCCTGGCGGGGGTCCCGGCATTCCCAGCCTTCTTGTTCtccttgggcagcagcagcacgagGGCCATGGCCAAGGCACAGTGGTAGAAGCTGTGCACGTAGGTGTAATCCCACTCCTGCGGGCAGGGAGAGCGGGTGAGaagcgggagcagcagggccGGGGGACTCGCGTGAGGTGCACGACATTAAATTTCTACAAGCAGCCAAAAGGAAGGGGATAAAAAAGATTCCTGAACCTTCTGCCTCCCTTTGCTGTCAGAGAAGAAAGGAtttccagtgaaaaaaaaaaaaccaacaaaaccctaAAGCAAAGGGGATTTAACACGTTCTAATTTGCACATTTCCCAATTCTTGAATGAAGTGTTTCATTACCCCGCAAAGGACGCGGCGGCGAGGCCGGGGCGCGCGGGGAGGCGGCTTCTGCTAAGTGACATTTTTATGTTCTGCTAGAATCTGCAATTACcaaatgctttgaaaaataatCCTTGGGGATGCCTGTGAGGTTGTATCTCGCAGCTCccaaagcacagagcagccGTAACGGCGGGGCTGAGCGCAGGCACGGCCGGCAGCTGTGTCGGGGGGTTATCGCCTGCCCGGCGGGACCCTCCGGAGCAGGACAGGGGGactggccagcagcaggagcaggaggataTAAACACAGGATCAAGCCCCCCTGGGAGTCACTGAGAGTCTTTTCTTTGGCGTGAGCCAGCTCTGGATCCGGCCATGCCTGGGTTGGATCCAGTCCCTGCCGCGTCGCTGTGAGGTGTCCTTAAGTCACCCGTGCCCAGTTTCCAAAAAACCCTGCTCCCACTTGACAAAGCCATTCTGAGGACCACGTGTGCCTGAGGAAAGCACATCCCCTGTCCTTGTCACTCactggagggggaaaaagagacAGAGCATCACTCGGTGTGCCACTTGCTGTCACACCTGCCCCGAATGGAtcaggggatggggacaagCATGGAGGGACCattgtccctgctgccaggccCCAGCGTGCCACCTCTGGAGCCCCACGCCTAAGCTGGGTTTTGTGCAaggctggatgcagcccagtGGTGTGAGTGGGGCTGTCCCTCTCTCGGTGATGTCCCTCACACCTTGTAGAGTCAGGGAGGGTGAGTGTGCACACAGGTACCTCAAAGAAGAACCTCAGCATCAGTGCCAGCGCCCCGAAACAGAAGCCAGGACCAATCTGTTGGGTGTAGACACTCTTGTCAGGATAGAGccctttcttctccttcatcttctgcagctgggaggaaggagagagcaCGCCAAGTGGATTCACCTGGATTTAGCTGGCTGCTCCACCCTCATTCCTTGTAATAacactgtttttttaaatattcagccCTAAAGCCAGCTCAGGGGGTGTGTGCCCTCACAAACCCGGTCTGTGGGAGAGCAGGTCCCAGCACAGCATCTGCAGACTGGAGGATGCAGGGTGCTCCTGTGCCTTGGTCTCCTCCTTGCCCATCCCCTCCCCATGATGGCCACTTGCTTTTAGCTGCTGGCTTAGTGGCAGTTTATAACTGGGACTTGCACTGCTGTATTTCCGCGATGTTTGGCATCATCTTTCTGCAATTTTTATCCCATCACTCCTTGCCAACTCCTGCAGTGGCTTCCCCACCTCACTCCCAGCTGGGTCCACAGCACAGTGGGGCACAGACTGCAGCATGGTGCCCGACTGTCCCAGCTGGATTCAGGCAGACTGCAGACAGACTCCTCCCCACTCTATCACTGTGGTTTTATCCACATCTTCCCTGAATCTGGGGCAGTTTACCAGATCCCTCTGCCTCTGAGTAGCTGTAAAAACTCCATAAATACGCTCCTCCTGATTAGAAATGCAGGGACAGGAGATGTGGTAGATTGCTCAGACCGATCGAATCTGGCATTTATCAAAAGCTGCTGTCTGCCTTCTGCTCGGGTTAAAGGAGAAATCACTGTGAGATTGAGAGCTGCATCTTGAGGAGGAAATCAATGCAGGGTTCATCCCTTTTCCCACCAGGGGCATGCCACAAAGCCCATCCCAGTGCTTCCCCACGTACCCATCTGACCGTGATCACCAGCACGGCCGTCCCGATGGGGCCCGAGTAGACGCCGTAGCCCCAGCGGTCGTGGTAGATCCTCACGGCGATGGTGAGGACGCCAAACATGATGAAGGTCGATCTCTTGGGCTCATCAAActctgccagggctgagggacAAAGAATAGGGAGCACCAGCTTGCAGCCCCCCTTTTTCAGCTGCTCCCCTAAAACCTTCCTGGGGTctttccctcctgccctggggttGCATCTGTGTATGGTTTGCTCTTCTCATGTCACActgctggggaaactgaggcacgtgGGGCAAAGCAAACCATCCTGAGGCTCCTGGAGATGATTGTTGGGGCTTTATTTCAGTGTTGCATGGGGGAGCTTAAAGGAGATTCCATACCCAGAGAAGCTATGGGtgccctatccctggaagtgttccaggccaggttggatggggcttggagcaacctaggacagtggaaagtgtccctgtccatggcagggggtggaacaagatggtctttaaaatcccttcccaCTTTAAACCACTCTATGATTTCCCATTTACTAGACCTAGAATTCAGAGGCGATTGTAAAAACCCTCATGCCCTGTGAGCCCACAATCAGCTCTTGGGTTCATCCTGCATCTCCAGCCTTCCCAAACTCACTCTGGCACAGGCTCCACCACCCCAGTGCAGTGGGACCCCCTGTCTGGTGCCATGGGGTCCCGGCTGCCCGGCACCTGCCCGGGGTTTGCAAGCTGGAAGTCGCCAGCGTGAGTAAATTATTAGAGGCTTTTGTTTAGCACAGAATGGGGTAATAACTGATAAAAGTTATGGATCCCAGTGGGCTCCATGCTTTTCCAGCTTGCACAGCTGTGTTATGGCTGTCCTGGATTTGCATTCCGGGAAGTTTGCCCGAGGGTCTGCGTCCGCACATGTGCACTCGGGCTTTACAAGGCACAGTGAGAGGCTTCCCTGGGCTTCAGTCACCACACCTTCCATGTCCTTGGATCGTGCTTTTATAGGGAGTTTGGCTAAGGGATAATGTCCGCATGTTAATCTCTGTTGTTTCCCAGAGGGTCAATATTTTAAACCTCCTAGTCCAGGATTTGTATTTTTCCGCGAGGTTTCGGAGCGCAGTAATGAAGCAATCAAGTTGAATTTTGCTGCAAGGAGCCAAAGTGTCTGGATCAGCTCTGACCTACCCTGACACTGCTGTTATCCACTGAAAATGCCCTTTGGAAATGATTTGGAAATGATTTGCATCGTTGCCTTTCCGAGCTGAGCAGAGAGAGCACTGAGGTGCCCTGAGTagtggggacccccccccccccccgggacTCACATTTTGGGGGGACAGAGCCATTTCTAAGGGTAATATTTTCCCCACACATTTTCCCCTGCATGGTAAATTTATCCTATTGCATGCCCTGGAAGAAGAGTGCTCCTGCATCCCCACAGGATGAATTTGCCCAGCTGAGGGGTGTTACCCCTGCTTGTGCTGGGCTctgaggctgcaggagccccatccctgctggaggTCCTGCACCACCCCTGGCAGGGGCAGAGAGGAAAGTCCTGtggctgttttggggctgtaAATTGGAGTGCTGACTTCAGCTTATCATGGGGAGAAATGGCAACTCTATCTGGAGTAGGCACTGGTtacaaatgatccaaattttGGAGCAAAATCTTTGTTGGAACATCTCTCTCCCCTGACCCTGCTCTCTTCTCCTGCCATCAATACTCACATCTTTCCAAAACTTATGGTgacaaaatgggaaaatgatAGGTTGGAACTTTTTgtcttcctcatttttttttttcatttctattatattttgttttggtggcAAATAAGGaacaaaatgaggaaaaagggaGTGAAGAAAATATGGGGAAAGGAAAACTGAATAACAGGGCAAGGGGTGGGATTTATAGTAAAAAGGAAGTGAaagaaatttctgctttttctaaGCAGATCTAATATTCCCATCAGCCAAGACCAGGCTTTTGATAAACCAGGAAGTTATATTTGTTTTGATTCTCATGCTACCAAGGGAAGTGGGAGAGTCTGCATTTCTTAATGCCTCTAAGTGAGGCAAGATAAGCTCATGGGCCTAGTatggggaaaatgaggagaaatgggaaattcCCTGGTTTATGGGGTTTCAGATTCAGTCATCTCATAGTCTTGTCCTTCTTTGAACTGCAGCACAAGGCTGCCAGTGTGTTGCTGTCATTTGAAGCAGGACATGTGTGAGAGCTGGTGCAGACAGGGGAACACCCgaccagcaccaccagcaggTGCCACAGCTCTTTATCTCCAGGAGCAAAACGGCCCCAGACACCACTCAGGACAGTTCCACGTCTTGACCTCACCAATTACAAAGGCTTTCCAAGGTGTTAATGACACAAAACTGGATTAATCCACAGCACAGACTGATTTCCACGAAGGACAATTTCAGTGGCAGCTCAGGTGGAGCTCGGAgtgagcagcatttctgagggCTGTCCCCACTGACTGTCCCATCAGCTCTCCTGACAAatccagcccttcctgcccGTGGTGCAGCTCTCAGGAGCTACAACAGACCAGTTCTTACCCATCAGGGACACCCAGATGGACAGGGCTGTTCCGTAGATGCTGAAGTACTCCAGGATGTCGTAGCGCATAAAGCACAGCACTGATAACCCGGGGCCGTCACAAAGGTGgtaaaactattaaaaaagaaaataaattatcagaAAACCACTTTCTTACCCACATATCAGTAAGGTAAAGGTGCTTATCAACTGGTTTGAAATTGTGTAGCTGCTGAGAGGATGGCCAGCCAGGCCAGAACAGTGTCAGCTACAGCAGGATCACTGATATGCAgtaatgaatatatttttgtgaTAATGTCATCGTTCCCAGTTGCAAATTGCCCAAGAATCAGCATTCTTCTCTCTTAGTACAAACTAAGACAGGCTTTAATTTGCCTCTTGGCCAGAACTTGCAATCTGATGACCAAGCTGCTTtgagctgggtgctgggggaTGGCCTCTCCAGCAGAAGGAGGACTCTGGGGTTGTGGTTTTAATTGCGAAAGATTCTTGTAAAACAATTCAGAATGAGTGTCCTGATGAAATGTGTATGGATGCCAGGTCACTGTCCAGGCTAAACAGGGTTTATATGACCAGACTCTGAATACTGGGGAATTCACTCATTAGTGCATTCCCTTAAAAACCACCAGTTCCTGCCCATTAACTCATTGATTAGGTTATTTGCAAAAACCCCATTGTCACGCAGCACAAACGCAGACCACTCCAAGAGATGTTTTCAGTGCAATCAGAGGACTGCTCCCAGTGCTTGCCTGgctctctgcttttcctgccagccctcagccctgcaggttttgcagtggcagcagcagtgagctcTGCTGTTCCTGAAGAAGTCCCTGCTCCGCTTGGCCGGGCGCCCTTGGAACGCTGCTGGCTGTCACGGCCCGGTGGGGATGCTGATATAATTTATAATGGGAATTGCTGCGAGCCCtctggctggctgcagcttctagaaaaaaaattgcaccaCGGCTGTAATTCTTCTCCCTGCCTGAGATTGGGCTGGGGGGAAGAAAGGGTGGAAGGCAGAGAGTGTTCCTGGCACTCGTCTGCCATGGCCATGTGCTTTCACTGCTCTGTTCAGCTCTCCTGCTGGAGAGGAGTGGGATGCTACAAAAaatgcaacagcagcagctgctgcccttccaaccccctccccagcacactggcagctgcctctcctcctttcccttctttcccttccccacTCAGGGATATTTTGCTTCTCCAATCTCTTCGGAGAGGACCTGTTCCTCCTCCCTTCGAAACACGTGCCAATTTTCCTACTGACTCCTCGGGGAGGTGGAGCAGACACAGACCCAGTGCAAAATGAAATTGTAGATGTCTGgtttccctggggagctggggtggggggCTAAGGGATGTTTTCATATTAACTGGTCCTGTAGCTTTTATAGAACTGGCAGAATTTCTCCCCCTGCATGGTGCTTTAATCAGCTCAAATGGTCAATGATGTTCTGTGGATCCTTAATAAAAGACCAGCCTGATTCTGAGACCTGTGAAAGAGCTTTTCTCACTGGGAAGACCCTTTATCTactccctgcctcagtttctctgtACAAGGAATGTGTCAACCCTCAGGAGATGCCTTGAGATGGA
The sequence above is drawn from the Taeniopygia guttata chromosome 17, bTaeGut7.mat, whole genome shotgun sequence genome and encodes:
- the MYMK gene encoding protein myomaker, with amino-acid sequence MYPNPAPSTRRVRTTFPFTPLETPWMVLGARSICCPEPPAVSGIRDETAARVAAVAVAAVPCHAGHLNFKAHSLLLSPPFLPSSQTPSSQQLLAHEAPMGSLVAKLLLPTLSSLVFLPTISIAAKRRFHMEAMVYFFTMFFVAFYHLCDGPGLSVLCFMRYDILEYFSIYGTALSIWVSLMALAEFDEPKRSTFIMFGVLTIAVRIYHDRWGYGVYSGPIGTAVLVITVRWLQKMKEKKGLYPDKSVYTQQIGPGFCFGALALMLRFFFEEWDYTYVHSFYHCALAMALVLLLPKENKKAGNAGTPARLDCSTLCCCV